One window from the genome of Streptococcus halotolerans encodes:
- a CDS encoding TIGR01457 family HAD-type hydrolase codes for MAYKGYLIDLDGTIYKGNERIPAGEQFIIDLQKRDIPYLLVTNNTTRTPEMVQEMLSSKFNVNTPLETIYTATLATVDYMNDMNRGKSAYVIGEKGLKTAIEIAGYIHDEENPAYVVVGLDSQVTYEQLAVATLAIQKGAFFIGTNPDLNIPTERGLMPGAGSLLALLEAATRITPVIIGKPEAIIMNKALERLGVKREEAIMVGDNYLTDITAGIKNDIDTLLVLTGFTKKEEVTSLPIQPTHVLDSLAEWSFEDK; via the coding sequence ATGGCTTATAAAGGCTATTTAATAGATTTAGACGGTACTATTTATAAAGGAAACGAGCGCATTCCTGCAGGGGAGCAGTTCATTATTGATTTGCAGAAGCGTGACATTCCGTATTTGTTGGTAACCAATAATACGACTAGAACACCTGAGATGGTTCAAGAAATGCTTTCTAGCAAGTTCAATGTCAATACGCCACTTGAGACAATCTACACAGCCACATTAGCAACTGTCGATTATATGAACGACATGAATCGTGGTAAATCAGCTTATGTCATTGGTGAAAAAGGCTTGAAAACAGCTATTGAGATAGCAGGATATATCCATGATGAGGAAAATCCAGCCTACGTTGTAGTTGGTCTGGATTCTCAGGTAACCTACGAGCAGCTAGCAGTGGCAACGTTGGCTATTCAAAAAGGTGCTTTTTTCATCGGAACCAATCCTGACTTAAATATTCCGACCGAACGTGGTCTGATGCCAGGAGCAGGATCACTTCTAGCACTCTTAGAAGCTGCGACGCGTATCACTCCAGTTATTATCGGAAAACCTGAAGCTATTATCATGAACAAGGCTTTGGAACGCCTTGGTGTCAAACGCGAAGAAGCTATTATGGTTGGGGATAATTACTTGACCGATATCACGGCAGGTATTAAAAATGACATCGACACGCTTTTGGTTTTGACGGGCTTTACCAAAAAGGAAGAAGTCACTTCTTTGCCTATCCAACCGACACATGTTTTGGATTCTTTGGCAGAATGGTCCTTTGAAGATAAATAA
- a CDS encoding DUF6556 family protein, whose protein sequence is MPQQYSRKSKQEGQKDKRRPTEHIKSGLTAFQKTLALIGSILSIIVASITITNFIRNNGATTNDKTPSSTVVIQNNGSQGASNTNSDTTNTETSSSSSPDYQSDVTSPDSPQDITNDDTSTTPTPDADATTASSAPQTDVTSDQTTTTP, encoded by the coding sequence ATGCCACAACAGTATTCTCGAAAATCTAAACAAGAAGGACAAAAAGACAAACGTCGTCCTACTGAACATATCAAATCCGGCTTGACAGCCTTTCAAAAAACCTTAGCCCTAATTGGTTCTATCTTGTCGATTATTGTCGCTTCTATTACGATTACTAATTTTATTCGTAATAATGGTGCAACCACTAATGATAAGACGCCTTCTTCAACAGTTGTGATTCAAAACAATGGCAGCCAAGGTGCTTCAAATACTAATTCCGATACTACCAACACCGAAACCTCATCAAGCAGTTCACCAGATTATCAGAGCGATGTTACTAGTCCAGACAGTCCTCAAGATATCACTAATGACGACACGTCCACTACCCCAACACCTGACGCTGATGCAACGACTGCTTCTTCGGCTCCCCAAACTGACGTAACAAGCGATCAAACCACAACAACCCCATAA
- a CDS encoding cysteine desulfurase family protein, which yields MIFFDNASTTQTYPEALRTYQEVTTKIWGNPSSLHRLGNQSTRILEASRKQIADLLGKEPAEIFFTSGGTESDNWAIKGIAFEKRAFGKHIIVSAIEHPAVKESAKWLSQQGFDVSYAPVDSRGFVDIEALKGLLRPDTILVSVMAVNNEVGAIQPIQEISKLLAERPNLTFHVDAVQAIGKIPKELYLTDRVDLASFSGHKFHAVRGVGFLYKKIGKKISPLLTGGGQEKDLRSTTENVAGIASMAKALRLVKDKEDVALPKLAKMKDIILDELAKYEDILIFSGRDEFAPNIITFGIKGVRGEVIVHAFEEHDIFISTTSACSSKAGKPAGTLISMGVPSKDAQTAVRVSLDDDNDMGQVEQFLTIFKQVYAKTQKVR from the coding sequence GTGATTTTTTTTGATAATGCAAGCACTACACAAACTTATCCTGAAGCCCTTAGAACTTACCAAGAGGTAACAACTAAGATTTGGGGGAATCCATCCAGTTTGCACCGCTTGGGAAATCAGTCAACTCGTATTTTGGAAGCTTCTCGCAAGCAAATTGCGGATCTATTAGGAAAAGAGCCAGCTGAAATTTTCTTTACTTCAGGTGGAACGGAAAGTGATAATTGGGCCATTAAGGGGATAGCCTTTGAAAAGCGGGCTTTTGGTAAGCATATCATCGTCTCGGCCATTGAACATCCTGCAGTCAAAGAATCTGCCAAATGGTTGAGTCAGCAGGGGTTTGATGTTTCTTATGCACCAGTAGATAGTCGTGGTTTTGTGGACATAGAAGCTCTGAAAGGCTTGCTGCGCCCAGACACGATTTTAGTATCAGTTATGGCGGTCAATAACGAAGTTGGGGCCATTCAGCCTATTCAAGAAATCTCAAAACTGTTGGCTGAGCGTCCCAACCTAACCTTCCATGTGGATGCGGTTCAGGCTATTGGAAAAATTCCAAAGGAACTTTATTTAACAGATCGAGTTGATTTGGCGTCTTTCTCTGGTCATAAGTTCCACGCTGTTCGTGGCGTAGGATTTCTCTATAAAAAAATAGGCAAGAAAATAAGCCCTCTTTTAACAGGTGGTGGTCAAGAGAAAGATCTCCGTTCAACAACTGAGAATGTGGCTGGTATTGCTTCTATGGCAAAGGCGCTCCGTCTTGTCAAAGATAAGGAGGACGTGGCACTGCCTAAACTGGCCAAAATGAAGGACATCATCTTGGATGAATTGGCTAAATATGAGGATATTCTTATCTTTTCAGGACGGGATGAATTTGCCCCAAATATAATTACTTTTGGTATCAAGGGCGTTCGAGGCGAAGTGATTGTCCATGCTTTCGAAGAACATGATATTTTCATCTCGACCACATCAGCTTGTTCCTCAAAAGCTGGGAAACCTGCGGGAACCCTGATTTCTATGGGTGTTCCAAGCAAGGATGCTCAAACTGCTGTCCGTGTTAGTTTGGATGATGACAATGATATGGGGCAGGTCGAGCAATTTTTGACCATCTTTAAACAAGTTTATGCCAAAACCCAAAAAGTAAGATAA
- a CDS encoding TIGR01906 family membrane protein codes for MKTILSQRLLALLSIIWLLALAILLTIYLAWLAYPLEIDRLNLLDMVKLSKEDLLDNYNHLLSYLTNPFHHVLDMPDFPSSKDGLKHFSDVKGLFHLAQLVFLITSLPTVYFLIKSWRHKSLFIYQKLYLIAAIFPIFIGLLGIAVGFNEFFTLFHQMLFPGDSSWLFNPYTDPIINVLPESFFRHCFIVFFGLYELLMLLFVVISRKTLKLRTLSS; via the coding sequence ATGAAAACTATTCTTAGTCAGCGATTGTTAGCGTTGCTTAGTATTATTTGGCTTCTTGCTTTAGCCATTCTTTTAACAATTTATCTAGCTTGGTTGGCTTATCCCTTAGAAATTGACAGACTTAACCTTTTAGACATGGTCAAGCTTTCTAAAGAGGATCTATTGGATAATTACAATCATCTCTTGAGCTACTTGACCAATCCTTTCCATCACGTTCTAGATATGCCGGATTTCCCATCATCAAAAGACGGGCTCAAGCATTTTTCAGATGTCAAAGGCTTATTTCATTTGGCTCAATTGGTTTTCTTAATAACAAGTTTGCCGACAGTTTATTTTTTGATTAAATCGTGGCGACATAAATCACTGTTTATTTATCAGAAACTCTATCTAATAGCAGCTATTTTCCCTATTTTTATTGGATTATTGGGCATAGCAGTAGGATTTAATGAGTTTTTTACGCTCTTTCATCAAATGCTCTTTCCTGGCGATAGTAGTTGGCTTTTTAATCCCTACACAGATCCCATTATCAATGTCCTGCCCGAGTCTTTCTTTAGGCACTGTTTTATAGTCTTTTTTGGTTTGTACGAGTTGCTGATGTTACTGTTTGTTGTGATTAGCCGAAAAACACTGAAATTAAGAACGTTATCATCATAA
- the hemW gene encoding radical SAM family heme chaperone HemW, with amino-acid sequence MFNKPTSAYVHIPFCTQICYYCDFSKVFIKNQPVDEYLQALIREFEFYDIHDLKTLYIGGGTPTAITAEQLDYLLTHLEKNINLEMLEEFTIEANPGDLTPEKIAVLKKSAVNRVSLGVQTFFDKQLKQIGRSHNEAQIYESINALKAAGLTNISIDLIYALPNQTMEQVEENVRKALALDIPHLSLYSLILENHTVFMNKQRRGRLHLPNEDIEADMFTYIINELEKNGFEHYEISNFTKPGFESRHNLMYWDNVEYYGVGAGASGYLDGIRYRNRGPIQHYLKAIKEHGHSRLGEDILSKEEMMEEEFFLGLRKKSGVSISHFEEKFGVGFEERYGQIVADLVKDGLLILEEDTIRMTKKGLFLGDTVAEKFIIDVSDDKD; translated from the coding sequence ATGTTTAATAAACCAACTTCAGCTTACGTACACATTCCTTTTTGCACACAAATTTGCTATTATTGTGATTTTTCAAAAGTATTTATTAAAAATCAACCTGTGGATGAGTATCTTCAGGCTCTTATTCGTGAATTCGAGTTTTATGATATTCATGACTTAAAGACGCTTTACATCGGCGGGGGAACGCCAACAGCTATCACAGCTGAGCAGTTGGATTATTTGCTAACTCATTTAGAGAAAAATATTAACCTAGAGATGCTTGAAGAATTCACTATTGAAGCTAATCCAGGGGATTTGACACCAGAGAAGATTGCTGTTTTAAAAAAATCAGCTGTCAATCGTGTTTCTCTAGGAGTTCAGACTTTCTTTGACAAGCAGCTCAAGCAGATTGGTCGTAGTCATAATGAAGCTCAGATTTATGAAAGTATCAATGCGCTCAAGGCTGCTGGCTTAACCAATATTTCGATAGACTTGATCTATGCACTGCCAAATCAGACAATGGAGCAAGTAGAAGAGAATGTTCGCAAGGCTTTAGCTTTGGATATTCCCCATCTTAGCCTTTATAGTTTGATTTTAGAAAATCACACCGTTTTTATGAACAAGCAGCGCCGAGGACGTCTGCACCTGCCAAATGAAGATATTGAAGCAGATATGTTTACTTATATCATCAATGAATTGGAAAAAAATGGTTTTGAGCATTATGAAATTTCCAATTTCACCAAGCCAGGTTTTGAAAGCCGACACAATCTCATGTACTGGGATAATGTGGAGTATTACGGTGTCGGCGCAGGGGCCTCTGGATATCTTGATGGCATACGCTACCGCAACCGTGGTCCTATTCAACATTATCTTAAAGCCATTAAAGAGCATGGGCATTCTCGCCTAGGCGAAGATATCCTTAGCAAAGAAGAAATGATGGAAGAGGAATTTTTTCTCGGACTGCGCAAAAAATCTGGTGTTTCTATTAGTCATTTTGAAGAAAAATTTGGTGTTGGGTTTGAAGAGCGCTATGGTCAAATCGTAGCTGATTTGGTCAAGGATGGTCTGTTGATTCTTGAAGAGGACACAATTCGTATGACCAAAAAGGGGCTCTTTCTAGGAGACACAGTCGCTGAGAAATTCATCATTGATGTGTCTGATGATAAGGATTAG
- the gorA gene encoding glutathione-disulfide reductase, with amino-acid sequence MMKAYDYIVIGGGSGGIASANRAAMHGAKTLLIEASEVGGTCVNLGCVPKKVMWYGAQVAETLNRYAGEYGFDVDVKTFDFAILKANRQAYIDRIHGSYERGFDNNGVERLYDYATFVDAHTVEVAGEQYTAPHILVATGGHAVVPDIPGAEYGITSDGFFELDAVPNRTAVVGAGYIAVELAGVLNALGSETHLFVRKERPLRHFDEEIISVLTDEMAKNGPSLHTHSVPKEVIQNDDSSVTLVLENGESYTVDCLIWAIGRKPNVAGFGLENTGVALNEDGYIQTDEFENTSVEGIYALGDVNGKLELTPVAIKAGRQLSERLFNGKATAKMDYENVATVIFGHPAIGSIGLSEEAAIAKYGQEQIKVYRSNFTPMYTALGDNRQASTMKLVTLGEDEKIIGLHGIGYGVDEMVQGFSVAIKMGATKEDFDATVAIHPTGAEEFVTMR; translated from the coding sequence ATGATGAAAGCGTATGATTATATTGTTATTGGGGGCGGTTCTGGTGGCATTGCTTCAGCAAATCGCGCAGCCATGCACGGAGCTAAGACCCTCCTGATTGAAGCTAGTGAAGTTGGTGGAACTTGTGTTAACTTGGGCTGTGTGCCTAAAAAAGTCATGTGGTATGGCGCTCAAGTGGCTGAGACGCTTAACCGCTATGCTGGTGAATATGGCTTTGATGTAGATGTTAAAACCTTTGACTTTGCGATCTTGAAAGCTAATCGTCAGGCCTACATTGATCGTATCCATGGCTCTTACGAACGTGGCTTTGATAATAATGGCGTTGAACGACTCTATGATTATGCGACATTTGTGGACGCACATACGGTTGAAGTAGCAGGTGAGCAGTACACAGCTCCCCATATTCTGGTTGCAACTGGTGGACACGCCGTTGTTCCTGACATTCCAGGCGCTGAGTATGGAATCACTTCAGATGGTTTCTTTGAGCTTGATGCAGTACCAAATCGGACAGCAGTGGTTGGAGCTGGTTATATTGCTGTCGAATTAGCAGGAGTGCTAAATGCTCTGGGTTCGGAGACGCACTTATTTGTTCGTAAGGAACGTCCTTTGCGTCATTTTGATGAAGAAATCATTTCTGTATTGACAGATGAAATGGCTAAGAACGGTCCCTCTTTGCATACCCATTCGGTACCAAAAGAAGTGATCCAAAATGATGACAGTTCTGTGACGCTTGTTTTGGAAAATGGAGAATCCTACACAGTTGATTGCTTGATTTGGGCCATTGGACGCAAGCCAAATGTAGCTGGTTTTGGATTGGAAAACACAGGCGTTGCTTTAAATGAAGACGGGTATATTCAAACGGATGAATTTGAGAATACATCTGTCGAGGGGATATATGCTTTAGGTGATGTTAATGGGAAGTTAGAATTGACACCAGTCGCTATTAAAGCAGGACGTCAACTATCTGAACGTCTCTTTAACGGTAAGGCGACTGCCAAAATGGATTACGAGAACGTCGCCACAGTTATCTTTGGACACCCTGCTATTGGCTCTATCGGTTTGTCAGAAGAAGCAGCCATTGCCAAGTACGGTCAAGAACAGATCAAAGTGTACCGTTCAAATTTCACGCCAATGTACACTGCTTTGGGAGACAACCGTCAAGCCTCAACGATGAAGTTAGTCACTCTGGGTGAAGATGAAAAAATCATCGGACTCCATGGGATTGGCTACGGTGTTGATGAAATGGTTCAAGGTTTCTCAGTTGCCATAAAAATGGGAGCAACAAAAGAAGATTTTGATGCTACGGTAGCTATTCACCCAACTGGTGCGGAAGAATTTGTGACCATGCGATAA
- the thiI gene encoding tRNA uracil 4-sulfurtransferase ThiI, producing MNLQYSEIMVRYGELSTKGKNRMRFINKLRRNIQDVLSIYPEVKVTADRDRCHVFLNGADYEPVAESLKQIFGIQAFNPVYRVEKDVTVLTKAVQTIMTDLYQEGLTFKVSSKRSDHQFELDSTQLNHTLGGAVFEVLPNIKAQMKKPDVNLKVEIRDEAAYISHEEIRGAGGLPVGTAGKGMLMLSGGIDSPVAGYLALKRGVDIEAVHFASPPYTSPGALKKAQDLTRKLTKFGGNIQFIEVPFTEIQEEIKEKAPEAYLMTLTRRFMMRITDRIREKRDGRVIINGESLGQVASQTLESMQAINAVTSTPVIRPVVTMDKLEIIALAEQIDTFNISIQPFEDCCTIFAPDRPKTNPKIKNVEQYEARLDVEGLVERAVAGIMVTEITPNETADAVDDLIDELL from the coding sequence ATGAACCTACAATATTCAGAAATCATGGTTCGCTACGGTGAACTGTCAACCAAAGGAAAGAATCGCATGCGTTTCATCAACAAGCTACGCCGAAATATTCAGGACGTTTTGTCAATCTATCCTGAAGTAAAGGTAACAGCAGACCGTGATCGTTGTCATGTTTTCTTAAATGGTGCAGATTATGAACCTGTGGCCGAGTCTCTAAAGCAAATCTTTGGTATTCAAGCGTTCAATCCTGTTTACCGTGTCGAAAAAGATGTCACTGTTTTAACGAAAGCCGTTCAAACCATTATGACCGACTTGTATCAGGAAGGTTTGACGTTTAAAGTGTCAAGTAAACGTAGCGACCATCAGTTTGAGTTGGATTCGACACAATTGAATCATACCCTTGGAGGAGCGGTATTTGAGGTTCTTCCAAATATCAAAGCTCAAATGAAAAAGCCAGATGTTAATCTTAAGGTTGAAATTCGTGACGAAGCAGCTTATATTTCACACGAAGAGATTAGAGGTGCTGGCGGGCTTCCAGTAGGTACGGCTGGAAAAGGAATGCTTATGTTATCTGGAGGAATTGATTCGCCAGTTGCAGGCTACTTGGCTCTTAAACGTGGTGTTGATATTGAAGCGGTTCACTTTGCCAGCCCTCCGTATACTAGTCCAGGTGCTCTAAAAAAAGCCCAAGATTTAACCCGTAAATTGACAAAATTTGGTGGGAACATTCAATTTATCGAAGTACCTTTCACTGAAATTCAAGAGGAAATTAAGGAAAAAGCTCCTGAAGCCTACTTGATGACCTTAACACGCCGTTTTATGATGCGTATCACAGATCGCATTCGTGAAAAACGTGATGGACGCGTGATTATCAATGGTGAAAGTCTTGGGCAGGTCGCTAGTCAGACTCTAGAGTCAATGCAGGCGATTAATGCAGTCACTAGTACACCAGTCATCCGTCCAGTGGTGACTATGGATAAATTGGAAATTATTGCTTTAGCTGAACAGATTGATACGTTTAACATCTCTATTCAACCATTTGAAGATTGCTGTACGATTTTTGCTCCAGACCGTCCTAAGACAAATCCTAAGATAAAAAATGTTGAGCAATATGAAGCCCGCCTTGACGTTGAAGGACTTGTTGAGCGTGCCGTAGCAGGCATCATGGTCACTGAAATCACACCTAATGAAACAGCTGATGCGGTGGATGATCTCATTGATGAGCTTTTATAG
- a CDS encoding acyl-ACP thioesterase domain-containing protein yields the protein MGKRYSTSYEIPFYETDVNHCAKLPYLLSAALQVSGLQSAALGVSDQYVLDTYGLVWVITDYDIHIERLPKFSETITIETEAKSYNKLFCYRDFDILGQDGQKIMTIAASFVLIDFKTRKVAPVPVDLIKVFDSEFVKKVRRGPKYPLLENADKTDYHVRYFDLDMNGHVNNSKYFDWIYDVMPLAFLRSHYPKHIAFKYIKEIHYGRDIVSEVLLEDNISRHQITTDGQVNAQAILEWGLVPEEV from the coding sequence ATGGGAAAGCGATATAGTACTAGTTACGAGATTCCATTTTACGAAACAGATGTCAATCACTGTGCCAAACTACCATATTTATTGTCAGCAGCCTTACAGGTCTCTGGTCTGCAATCAGCAGCCTTAGGTGTGTCTGATCAGTATGTTTTGGATACTTATGGGTTAGTTTGGGTTATCACCGATTATGACATTCACATTGAAAGGTTACCCAAGTTTTCGGAAACCATTACCATTGAAACAGAAGCCAAATCGTATAATAAACTCTTTTGTTATCGCGATTTTGATATCCTGGGACAAGATGGTCAGAAAATTATGACCATCGCTGCAAGCTTTGTCTTGATTGATTTTAAGACACGAAAAGTCGCTCCTGTTCCAGTGGACTTAATCAAGGTTTTTGATTCTGAATTTGTCAAAAAAGTGAGACGAGGTCCCAAGTATCCCCTCTTAGAAAATGCTGACAAAACGGACTACCATGTTCGCTATTTTGACTTGGATATGAATGGTCATGTCAATAATAGTAAGTATTTTGATTGGATTTATGATGTCATGCCCCTTGCGTTTCTTAGAAGCCATTACCCTAAACATATTGCCTTCAAGTATATCAAAGAAATCCATTATGGGCGTGATATCGTTTCAGAAGTGCTTTTAGAAGATAACATTAGTCGCCACCAAATCACAACAGATGGACAAGTCAATGCCCAAGCGATCCTCGAGTGGGGCCTTGTCCCGGAGGAGGTTTAG
- the msrB gene encoding peptide-methionine (R)-S-oxide reductase MsrB codes for MTESQEELRQRIGDLAYEVTQNAATERAFTGKYDEFFEKGIYVDVVSGEVLFSSLDKYNSGCGWPAFTKPVDNRRVTNHDDRSHFMRRIEVKSREAGSHLGHVFNDGPAETGGLRYCINSAALKFIPYEELESAGYGDFLALFD; via the coding sequence ATGACAGAATCACAAGAAGAACTACGCCAACGGATTGGTGACTTGGCTTATGAAGTGACGCAAAATGCTGCAACAGAACGTGCCTTTACAGGAAAATATGATGAATTCTTCGAAAAAGGGATCTATGTGGATGTGGTTAGCGGTGAGGTACTCTTTTCATCGCTTGATAAATATAATTCTGGTTGTGGATGGCCAGCTTTTACAAAACCTGTGGATAATAGACGGGTGACTAATCACGATGACCGTTCTCATTTTATGAGACGTATCGAAGTGAAAAGCCGTGAAGCTGGGTCACATTTGGGACATGTTTTTAATGATGGTCCTGCCGAAACTGGAGGTTTACGCTACTGTATTAATTCCGCAGCCCTCAAATTTATTCCTTATGAAGAGCTGGAGTCAGCCGGTTACGGTGACTTTTTAGCCTTATTTGACTAA
- a CDS encoding NUDIX hydrolase, translating to MKEEAWLEWAVRLQALAQNGLAYDPEVFDRERYEEIRDIASQMLSDVSGIPHSTVTELFASEDGYQTPKIDTRAAIFEEDKVLLVQEANGLWALPGGWCDVQESILSNTIKEVKEETGFEVEATRLVAVQDKRKNNQSNTAVRVIKHFVLCHYIRGSFQANSETLDAKYFDLDQLPELSQNKTTAKQIRLCYEAYRAKHWETVFD from the coding sequence ATGAAAGAAGAGGCTTGGTTAGAATGGGCAGTGCGGTTGCAAGCTCTGGCCCAAAATGGTTTGGCTTATGATCCAGAGGTTTTTGATCGTGAGCGTTATGAGGAGATCCGGGACATAGCTAGCCAAATGTTGAGTGATGTTTCAGGCATTCCCCACTCAACAGTGACAGAACTATTTGCTAGCGAAGATGGTTATCAGACGCCTAAAATTGACACTAGAGCAGCTATTTTTGAGGAGGATAAGGTTCTATTAGTCCAAGAAGCTAATGGGCTATGGGCGCTTCCTGGAGGGTGGTGTGATGTTCAAGAATCTATCTTGTCAAATACCATCAAAGAAGTTAAAGAAGAAACTGGCTTTGAAGTCGAGGCTACACGTTTGGTGGCAGTACAGGATAAGCGCAAAAACAATCAATCTAATACGGCAGTCAGGGTTATCAAGCATTTTGTGCTTTGCCACTATATCAGGGGATCTTTTCAAGCTAATTCAGAAACACTTGATGCCAAATATTTTGACTTAGATCAACTCCCTGAATTGTCACAAAATAAAACAACTGCTAAACAAATTCGTCTGTGCTATGAGGCTTATCGAGCTAAGCACTGGGAGACGGTTTTTGATTGA